Genomic window (Pseudovibrio brasiliensis):
AGCAAACTGCTGCTTGGAGATGCTCCCAACATGCATAGGTTCCGCAATCAAACCCTTGGGATTTCTGCGAGAGTTTTAAGCAAGCTCTCTGTTTCATCGGAAAACCAGCAGGCCCATCAGAAAAACACCCGCTGTCAAAAGCACACCGCTGTTAAACCGCTTCAGAATGTCTTCTATGCGTGGTGACCGGATCAAACGCTCCACCAGCCCGCCTCCAAGAACAAGCGGCAAGTCCAGACAAGTGGCGATGAGCAGGAAGGTGGCGCCAAGAAGAACAAACTGGCCGTCAACGGGATGAGTATGATTGAGAAAATGAGGAAACAGAGCTGCGAGGAAGATGAGGGTTTTGGGATTGGCGATGCTGATAGTGAAACCCGTGAGAAAGTCTGAGCCTTGGCCACTGGGCTCCTGGATTTTTCCATCCGCAGCCCGCCACCTGCAAACACCAAGATAAATCAGATAGGCTGCCCCCAATACGGTCACAACCTCAAATACATAGGGGTAGCTTACAATCAGCCAGGAAAGCCCGAAGGAGACCAGTATCACCTGAATGGCTTCAGCGGCTTTCACGCCAATAAGGGTAAAGAGCCCAGCAAAAGTGCCACCTGATGCGGATCTGGAAAGGATCAGCATTTTGCTGGCGTCAGGCACGGACATGATAACCAATGTCGTGACAACAAACGCGATATAGACATGCATTGCTATGGGCACGGCTCACCTGCAAGGGGCTGTTTTCTGTTCTGACGGGCCGATGTAGCCGCAATCAATCAGAATGTGCCTTCATAAAAAACTGCCTATCGAATATAGGGTGCAAAAACCCTTTGCCCGGCCATCACCATTTTAGGAAAACTAAGAGGGCTCTTGGTTCGATAGCGTTCTATTTCAATGCAATAAGATAATGTAATGATGACACTTCAATACTTTAAAGCACAGGCAAGGAACAACGCCTGGGCCAACTACCGGCTCCTCACCAGCTGCCAAAACCTGTCAAAAGAAGAGCTGACCGCAGAGCGAACCAGTTTCTTCCCCTCCATTTTGATGAGCTTGAACCACATCCTCACCGTTGACTGGTTCTATGTCAGCGCTCTTGAAGGAATGCCACTCGGCATCCGTGCTTTCGATCCTGAGTATCCATTTGATGAACTCGCACCGCTTTTCGAGGCGCAAAGAAAGAGCGATACCAAGCTGATCGATCTTGTTGACGCTCTGGAGCCATCTGATCTTTCGCGAATGCTCGTGCTGCGAGAAGATAAACCGTTGAGTGAGCAGGCAGACAGGATTCTACTGCATCTCTTCCAACATCAGATCCACCACCGCGGGCAAGTGCATGCCATGCTGAGCGGAACCTCCTTCAAACCTCCGCAGCTGGACGAGTTCTTCTTGGGGAATGAGATGGAACAGGCCGCCCGTAAAGACGACTTTGCTGCTCTTGGTTTTACTGAGACAGATATCTGGCCGGAGCCTGAAAAGCAGAAGGGCTGAGAAACGGGATCAATGCGACCTTGAAAAGACAAAAGCCGAAGCGATTAACATCACATCGGCTTTCAGCTTACTTGTAAGAAAAGCGAGGGCTTATGGAAGAGCCGCAATCGCTTCCTTCAAACCAGTCAGGGAGATCGGAATACCGATGCCTTCTTCTGGTGTTTCAAAGATAATGAAGGTCGCAGTCTGGCCATTGGTCAGCTTGTCGATCAGGTCTTTTTCCAGCATCGCTTCAGAAACGCAGCCGCTTGGTGCTGGCAGACAGCGGATAAAGGGCATACGGCCAACATCTTTGCCATCAACATTCAGGCCAAGCTGCATAGGCAGCAGAACGCCCAGTGGAGCGAGAATGCGCAAAACGGTTGCTTGCTGGTCAGCCGTCTTAAGAATGATCGCTGTCAGGCCCACGGTATCGCGCGCAGAATCTGTAACGCTTTGAATAAGAGCACACTGCTC
Coding sequences:
- a CDS encoding LysE family translocator, which produces MPIAMHVYIAFVVTTLVIMSVPDASKMLILSRSASGGTFAGLFTLIGVKAAEAIQVILVSFGLSWLIVSYPYVFEVVTVLGAAYLIYLGVCRWRAADGKIQEPSGQGSDFLTGFTISIANPKTLIFLAALFPHFLNHTHPVDGQFVLLGATFLLIATCLDLPLVLGGGLVERLIRSPRIEDILKRFNSGVLLTAGVFLMGLLVFR
- a CDS encoding DinB family protein, translating into MMTLQYFKAQARNNAWANYRLLTSCQNLSKEELTAERTSFFPSILMSLNHILTVDWFYVSALEGMPLGIRAFDPEYPFDELAPLFEAQRKSDTKLIDLVDALEPSDLSRMLVLREDKPLSEQADRILLHLFQHQIHHRGQVHAMLSGTSFKPPQLDEFFLGNEMEQAARKDDFAALGFTETDIWPEPEKQKG
- a CDS encoding invasion associated locus B family protein encodes the protein MASTVGFSGAGHAQQALGELKGEFGDWQQRCATSPGSNVEQCALIQSVTDSARDTVGLTAIILKTADQQATVLRILAPLGVLLPMQLGLNVDGKDVGRMPFIRCLPAPSGCVSEAMLEKDLIDKLTNGQTATFIIFETPEEGIGIPISLTGLKEAIAALP